The segment GCAGAAGGATGGGTCCCGTGTCAGTCCCCTCGTCCACAAAGTGAACGGTAGCCCCGGTAATTTTTACGCCTCTTTTAAGAGCTGCCTCATGCACCTTAAGTCCGTAATAGCCCACTCCGCAGAAGGATGGGATCAGGGACGGATGGATGTTGATAATACGGTTTGGGTATTTCTGAATCATGGCTGCCGGGATAGCCACCAGAAATCCGGCCAGCACAATCAGATCCAGCCTGTATTCATCCACCCTGGCCAAGAGAGCCTCATTGAACTGAGCTCTGGTTTCATAGTCCTTCGGTGAAACGCAGACAGCCTCAATCCCATGGTTCCTCGCCCGCTCCAGGGCATAGGCATTCCGGTTGTTGCTGATCACCGCCAC is part of the Clostridium sp. M62/1 genome and harbors:
- the purN gene encoding phosphoribosylglycinamide formyltransferase produces the protein MLRVGVMVSGGGTNLQAILDAIDSKKIRNAAVVAVISNNRNAYALERARNHGIEAVCVSPKDYETRAQFNEALLARVDEYRLDLIVLAGFLVAIPAAMIQKYPNRIINIHPSLIPSFCGVGYYGLKVHEAALKRGVKITGATVHFVDEGTDTGPILLQKAVEVKPGDTPEILQRRVMEEAEWILLPKAIDMIANGEIS